The following are from one region of the Methylophilus sp. DW102 genome:
- a CDS encoding biotin--[acetyl-CoA-carboxylase] ligase has translation MNKLAFPILAVLADGKFHSGEDLAQRFGVTRATVYNAIQSAEQLGIKVFSVRGRGYRLPKPLTLLDADQITQACGEYAPWFHVQVLAQVDSTNRYLMQESARGIAHATCVAAHMQTAGRGRRGRSWHSQLGGSLTFSLLWRFQCGAAGLSGLSLVVGLALVRALHTMGLTSVRLKWPNDLLVLQAGSWHKLGGILIELQGDMEGPSAAVIGIGLNLELEADLQQQIDQAAMGLNQLSGAPVDPNHLLGHCLNQLAQHLSLFAEHGFVYFQPEWTAYHAFEQQAVNLLLANGQSVPGRVVGVAEEGSLLVETAAGIQRFNAGEISVRSAS, from the coding sequence ATGAACAAGCTGGCATTTCCTATTCTGGCCGTGCTGGCGGATGGTAAATTTCACTCTGGTGAAGACTTGGCCCAGCGTTTTGGCGTCACGCGCGCCACGGTATATAACGCGATTCAATCTGCTGAGCAGCTAGGCATCAAGGTGTTTTCAGTCCGTGGACGCGGATATCGCTTGCCCAAGCCGCTGACCTTGCTCGATGCAGATCAAATTACCCAGGCCTGTGGCGAGTATGCGCCCTGGTTTCATGTGCAAGTGCTGGCGCAGGTTGATTCCACTAACCGCTATTTAATGCAGGAGAGTGCGCGCGGTATTGCCCATGCGACCTGTGTGGCGGCGCATATGCAGACAGCCGGGCGCGGTCGACGCGGCCGTTCCTGGCATTCTCAATTGGGTGGTAGCCTGACTTTTTCATTGCTCTGGCGCTTTCAATGTGGTGCGGCTGGCTTGTCTGGCTTGAGTCTGGTGGTCGGTTTGGCATTAGTGCGGGCCTTGCACACGATGGGCTTAACCAGCGTGCGCTTAAAATGGCCGAATGACTTGCTGGTGTTGCAAGCGGGCAGTTGGCACAAGCTGGGCGGGATTCTGATTGAGCTGCAGGGGGATATGGAAGGCCCAAGTGCAGCGGTGATCGGCATAGGCCTCAATTTGGAATTGGAGGCTGACTTACAACAGCAGATTGACCAGGCGGCGATGGGCCTAAATCAGTTGTCGGGTGCGCCTGTAGACCCTAACCACTTGCTCGGCCACTGCTTGAACCAGTTGGCGCAACACTTAAGCCTGTTTGCCGAGCATGGTTTTGTCTATTTTCAGCCCGAGTGGACGGCGTATCATGCTTTTGAGCAGCAAGCTGTGAATCTGCTGTTAGCCAATGGCCAGTCGGTTCCCGGTCGCGTGGTTGGCGTAGCTGAAGAGGGCAGTTTGCTGGTGGAAACCGCTGCCGGTATTCAGCGCTTTAACGCAGGCGAAATCAGCGTGCGGAGTGCGTCATGA
- a CDS encoding type III pantothenate kinase — MKLLIDAGNSRTKWAWCPEQSSQPTALQINTLDNQDWFEGTAQAQALHAAIAKASRIYLSNVAGERWLQALPERDQRLQAIVATSLALGLQNSYSQPSQLGSDRWCSLLAVWRSEGKSALVVSAGTAMTMDALLVKQEVKQELKQVQAMFAGGSIQPGLRLMWQSLQQGAAQLDYAYPDLDAGTEGFAQNSQHAMWVGCVQALAASVAAQYARLCQQLGHVPLLFMSGGDADLIVRYLPHALSAQAIIVDNLVLKGLACLAECSDE, encoded by the coding sequence ATGAAACTGCTGATTGATGCCGGCAATAGCCGCACCAAATGGGCCTGGTGTCCTGAGCAATCGAGCCAGCCGACAGCGCTGCAGATCAATACCCTGGATAATCAAGACTGGTTTGAGGGCACCGCACAGGCGCAAGCCTTGCACGCCGCAATTGCTAAGGCGAGCCGGATCTATTTAAGCAATGTGGCGGGCGAGCGCTGGCTGCAAGCCTTGCCCGAGCGGGATCAACGTTTGCAAGCTATTGTCGCCACCTCTTTAGCCTTGGGTTTGCAAAACAGCTACAGTCAACCTTCGCAACTGGGTAGCGACCGCTGGTGCAGCCTGTTAGCGGTATGGCGTAGCGAGGGAAAATCAGCATTGGTCGTCAGTGCGGGTACCGCAATGACGATGGATGCGCTGCTAGTCAAGCAAGAAGTTAAGCAAGAGCTCAAACAAGTACAGGCGATGTTTGCTGGCGGCAGTATCCAGCCTGGCTTGCGACTGATGTGGCAAAGTTTGCAACAAGGGGCGGCGCAACTCGATTATGCCTATCCCGACCTTGACGCTGGCACGGAGGGCTTTGCGCAAAATAGCCAGCATGCCATGTGGGTGGGCTGCGTGCAGGCGCTGGCTGCTTCGGTGGCTGCCCAATATGCGCGCTTGTGCCAGCAGCTGGGTCATGTGCCTTTATTGTTCATGAGTGGCGGCGATGCAGATTTAATCGTCAGATATTTGCCGCATGCATTGTCAGCACAGGCGATTATTGTGGATAATCTGGTATTAAAGGGATTGGCCTGCCTGGCTGAGTGTTCAGACGAATGA